One window from the genome of Alkalihalobacillus sp. LMS6 encodes:
- a CDS encoding polyprenyl synthetase family protein → MNHTFESFLNETKQLIERELPEYVRSLDAEHRLKEAMLYSLEAGGKRVRPVLLMAVLDAYNCPIKDGIEVACALEMVHTYSLIHDDLPAMDDDDLRRGKPTNHKVFGEATAILAGDALLTHSFSLLAEVKHLSAETKIQLVSLFSKAAGARGMVGGQLADMIAEGKSLDVDQLASIHNRKTGELLAFAVKAGAIIAGASEHETKLLSAYGKEVGLLFQIKDDILDLEGSVEDIGKPVGSDVHNDKSTYPGILGLDGAKTMLSNHYEQALHYLDELGLRDTLLEDMATYIVDRDR, encoded by the coding sequence GTGAACCATACATTTGAATCGTTTTTAAATGAAACGAAGCAATTGATTGAAAGGGAATTACCTGAGTACGTTCGCTCGCTTGATGCTGAACATCGTTTAAAAGAAGCGATGTTGTATTCTTTAGAAGCAGGTGGGAAGCGGGTACGTCCTGTTTTATTAATGGCTGTTTTAGATGCATATAATTGCCCGATTAAAGATGGAATTGAAGTAGCCTGTGCATTAGAAATGGTTCACACTTATTCCCTCATTCATGACGACTTACCTGCAATGGATGACGATGATTTACGACGTGGAAAGCCGACGAATCATAAAGTGTTTGGGGAAGCAACGGCCATTTTAGCAGGAGATGCGCTCTTAACCCATAGCTTCTCCCTTCTCGCTGAAGTGAAGCACTTGTCTGCGGAAACAAAAATTCAGCTTGTTTCATTATTTAGCAAAGCAGCAGGCGCAAGAGGAATGGTCGGTGGTCAATTAGCTGATATGATCGCTGAAGGAAAGTCTCTTGATGTTGACCAGCTTGCATCGATCCATAATCGGAAAACAGGAGAATTGCTTGCTTTTGCAGTTAAAGCAGGGGCAATCATCGCAGGCGCATCAGAACACGAGACTAAATTGTTGAGTGCATACGGAAAAGAAGTTGGCTTATTGTTTCAAATAAAAGATGACATTCTCGATTTAGAAGGTAGTGTTGAAGATATAGGGAAGCCAGTTGGCAGTGACGTACATAATGACAAGAGCACCTATCCTGGCATATTAGGTTTGGACGGAGCCAAAACAATGTTGTCTAATCATTATGAGCAAGCATTACATTACCTGGATGAACTTGGATTAAGGGATACATTATTAGAAGATATGGCCACTTATATTGTTGATCGGGATCGTTAA
- the xseB gene encoding exodeoxyribonuclease VII small subunit, which produces MKQLEEIVEGLEQGDVALEKAIDLYKKGINLSKTCHDKLVSIEKQLDQIMTEDGEMLELNMKKEESE; this is translated from the coding sequence ATGAAACAGCTTGAAGAAATTGTAGAAGGTCTTGAGCAAGGTGACGTTGCACTGGAAAAGGCGATTGACTTATATAAAAAAGGAATAAATCTATCCAAAACTTGCCATGATAAACTTGTCTCGATTGAAAAGCAACTGGATCAAATTATGACAGAAGACGGTGAAATGTTAGAGCTTAATATGAAGAAGGAGGAAAGTGAGTGA
- the xseA gene encoding exodeoxyribonuclease VII large subunit, whose amino-acid sequence MEAWSVSEATRYIKRLIESDSHLIEVWIRGELSNFKRHSRGHMYFTVKDENARMQSVMFAGYNQHLRFLPENGMKVLLRGEINVYEPYGQYQFYVKEMQPDGIGSLHVAFERLKQQLENEGLFAQERKKPIPVYPNHIAVITSQTGAVIRDILTTVKRRMPNVRVTLLPVAVQGDFAPASIERAILQANEAAIFDVIIVGRGGGSIEELWAFNEERVVRAISASTLPIISAVGHETDYTISDFVADLRAPTPTAAAEMAVPDIREKLNQVHTYQQRIVRAMEQLAEKKRAQLQYLKRSYAFRSPKQMVEQKEQQLDQAVERMNREIQRSIKEKQMMFHATHQRLLRNQPATLVNAQKKDLERLDQRLIHALETQMNEKQKQLDSLLAQLELLSPLKIMNRGYSLVYKEDKLLKSVDELEENLEVRLLFKDGRATGVIKDINHEGVDQGGETTE is encoded by the coding sequence ATGGAAGCATGGTCCGTAAGTGAAGCAACGAGATACATCAAACGACTAATAGAAAGCGACTCTCATTTAATTGAAGTATGGATTAGAGGAGAACTCTCTAACTTCAAACGCCATTCTAGAGGGCATATGTATTTCACAGTCAAAGACGAGAATGCTCGTATGCAGTCTGTCATGTTTGCCGGATACAATCAGCATTTGCGCTTCTTGCCAGAAAACGGGATGAAAGTGCTTTTACGTGGGGAAATCAACGTGTATGAACCTTATGGACAATATCAATTTTACGTAAAAGAAATGCAGCCAGATGGTATTGGAAGTTTACATGTGGCGTTCGAACGGTTAAAACAGCAGTTAGAAAACGAAGGGTTGTTTGCCCAAGAGCGCAAAAAACCTATTCCCGTCTATCCTAATCATATTGCAGTGATTACCTCTCAGACAGGAGCGGTCATACGAGATATTTTAACAACAGTAAAAAGACGGATGCCGAATGTGCGTGTGACGCTTTTACCTGTTGCGGTTCAAGGTGATTTCGCACCAGCTTCAATTGAACGAGCGATACTTCAAGCAAATGAAGCAGCTATTTTCGATGTCATTATTGTTGGTCGAGGAGGCGGCTCGATTGAAGAACTCTGGGCGTTTAATGAAGAGCGTGTTGTTAGAGCGATTAGTGCTTCAACCCTCCCAATTATTTCAGCAGTAGGGCATGAAACAGATTATACCATTAGCGATTTTGTGGCAGATTTACGAGCCCCTACGCCAACAGCTGCAGCTGAAATGGCTGTTCCTGATATTCGCGAGAAATTAAATCAAGTGCATACTTATCAGCAACGAATTGTAAGAGCGATGGAACAATTGGCTGAAAAAAAACGCGCCCAACTTCAGTACCTTAAGCGCTCATATGCGTTTCGCTCACCCAAACAGATGGTCGAACAAAAAGAGCAGCAGCTTGATCAAGCTGTAGAGCGTATGAACCGAGAGATACAGCGAAGCATCAAAGAAAAGCAAATGATGTTTCACGCAACTCATCAACGCCTTTTACGAAATCAACCAGCTACACTGGTCAATGCGCAGAAAAAAGACCTCGAGCGACTGGACCAAAGGCTAATACACGCTCTTGAAACTCAAATGAACGAAAAGCAGAAGCAACTGGATTCCCTTCTTGCTCAGCTCGAACTTCTTAGTCCATTAAAGATCATGAATCGTGGGTATTCGCTAGTGTATAAAGAAGACAAGCTTCTAAAATCTGTTGATGAGCTAGAGGAAAATCTTGAAGTTCGCCTTCTTTTTAAAGATGGCCGGGCTACTGGAGTTATTAAAGACATTAATCACGAAGGAGTTGACCAAGGTGGAGAAACAACAGAATGA
- the nusB gene encoding transcription antitermination factor NusB — protein sequence MNRRVARLRAVQALYQLSLVSTLETSQAIENTLNHEEQASDFFLQLLEGTLQYKEHLDELLSQNLKGYTIDRLGHVDRSIARMALYEMIYIDDIEKNITLNEAIELAKAYGGQEAGRFMNGVLSGAYETALKKDHQ from the coding sequence ATGAACAGACGTGTGGCAAGACTTCGAGCCGTACAAGCTCTCTATCAGCTTAGCCTTGTTTCAACTTTGGAAACAAGTCAAGCAATTGAGAACACGCTCAACCATGAAGAACAAGCAAGTGACTTTTTCCTCCAATTGTTGGAAGGGACGTTACAGTACAAAGAACATTTAGATGAATTGCTTAGTCAAAATTTAAAAGGCTATACGATTGACCGTCTAGGTCATGTTGATCGTTCTATTGCGCGAATGGCCTTATACGAAATGATATATATAGATGATATTGAAAAAAATATTACATTGAATGAAGCAATTGAATTAGCAAAAGCATACGGTGGTCAAGAAGCGGGGCGTTTCATGAATGGCGTTCTTTCTGGTGCGTATGAAACAGCATTAAAAAAAGATCATCAATAG
- a CDS encoding Asp23/Gls24 family envelope stress response protein — translation MEDHQLLELDEEKSGLGKVEISPEVIEVIAGIATQEIEGVAALRGNFAADVAERLGRKNHGKGVKVDLNEEGINVDVSIVIAYGASVPEVAKLIQLNIQQALETMTAIQLTEINVHVVGVYFDTPNAPIEEEVE, via the coding sequence ATGGAAGATCATCAGTTATTAGAATTAGATGAAGAAAAAAGCGGGTTAGGGAAAGTCGAAATTTCACCTGAAGTGATTGAGGTCATTGCAGGTATTGCTACTCAAGAGATTGAAGGCGTAGCGGCATTACGCGGCAATTTTGCTGCTGATGTTGCAGAGCGTTTAGGCCGTAAGAATCATGGTAAAGGTGTAAAAGTAGATTTAAATGAAGAAGGCATTAATGTTGATGTTTCCATTGTTATTGCTTATGGAGCATCTGTACCTGAAGTCGCAAAGTTAATTCAATTAAACATCCAGCAAGCCCTTGAAACGATGACTGCGATTCAGCTTACAGAAATTAACGTTCATGTCGTAGGCGTGTATTTTGATACACCAAATGCACCAATTGAAGAAGAAGTTGAATAA
- the accC gene encoding acetyl-CoA carboxylase biotin carboxylase subunit produces MIKRVLIANRGEIAVRIIRACKELGIETVAVFSEADADALHVQLADEAFCIGPTASAKSYLNFTNLMSVATLTETDAIHPGYGFLSENANFAEICGDCNITFIGPSPSAISKMGTKDVARETMKAAGVPVVPGSEGIVESYEDAKEVANTIGYPVIIKATAGGGGKGIRVARDEKELKSGLEVTQQEAATAFGNPGVYLEKYIEDFRHVEIQVLADNFGNTIHLGERDCSIQRRLQKLVEETPSPALTSEKRAEMGEAAVAAAKAVEYSGAGTVEFIYDHHTGNYYFMEMNTRIQVEHPVTEMVTGIDLVKEQIRIANNETLSVKQEEVTFKGWSIECRINAENPFKNFMPSPGTIQDYLAPGGFGVRVDSAAYPGYKISPFYDSMIAKVITHGETREEAIAKMKRALEEFEVDGVDTTIPFHLHLFNHEKFISGDFNTKFIEEYEVMPAKQS; encoded by the coding sequence ATGATAAAAAGAGTCTTAATTGCAAATCGAGGAGAAATTGCGGTACGTATTATCCGCGCATGTAAGGAGCTAGGGATTGAAACCGTTGCAGTCTTTTCTGAAGCAGATGCAGATGCATTACACGTGCAATTAGCAGATGAAGCATTTTGTATCGGACCGACGGCCTCAGCAAAAAGCTATTTAAACTTTACAAACTTAATGAGTGTCGCAACGCTTACAGAGACGGACGCGATCCACCCAGGTTATGGATTTCTTTCGGAGAATGCCAATTTTGCAGAAATCTGCGGGGATTGCAACATTACGTTTATTGGGCCGAGTCCTTCGGCAATTAGCAAAATGGGGACAAAAGATGTCGCGAGAGAAACGATGAAAGCTGCTGGTGTACCAGTTGTTCCCGGTTCTGAAGGAATTGTTGAATCATACGAAGATGCCAAAGAAGTTGCGAATACCATTGGATACCCAGTGATTATTAAAGCGACTGCTGGCGGTGGCGGAAAAGGGATTCGCGTAGCTCGTGATGAAAAAGAATTGAAATCTGGGCTTGAAGTGACGCAACAAGAAGCAGCTACTGCTTTTGGAAATCCTGGCGTTTATTTAGAAAAATATATTGAAGATTTTCGTCACGTAGAAATTCAGGTTCTAGCAGATAATTTTGGGAATACGATTCATTTAGGTGAGCGCGATTGTTCGATTCAACGTCGATTGCAAAAACTTGTTGAAGAAACCCCGTCTCCTGCACTAACGTCAGAGAAACGTGCGGAAATGGGAGAAGCGGCAGTAGCGGCAGCAAAAGCGGTAGAATACTCAGGCGCGGGCACTGTCGAATTTATCTATGACCACCATACTGGGAACTATTACTTTATGGAAATGAATACTCGGATACAAGTTGAACATCCGGTAACCGAAATGGTTACAGGAATAGACTTAGTAAAAGAGCAGATTCGCATAGCAAACAATGAGACACTTTCCGTCAAACAAGAGGAAGTAACGTTTAAAGGTTGGTCCATTGAATGCCGAATTAACGCCGAAAACCCATTTAAGAATTTTATGCCATCTCCTGGAACGATCCAAGACTATTTAGCACCTGGTGGATTTGGCGTGAGAGTTGATTCAGCAGCTTACCCTGGCTATAAAATTAGTCCGTTCTATGATTCTATGATTGCCAAAGTGATTACTCATGGTGAGACAAGAGAAGAGGCGATCGCCAAAATGAAGCGAGCTCTTGAAGAATTTGAAGTAGACGGAGTGGACACAACGATTCCATTTCATTTACATTTGTTTAATCATGAGAAGTTTATTTCAGGGGATTTCAATACGAAATTCATTGAAGAATATGAAGTGATGCCAGCGAAACAATCGTAA
- the accB gene encoding acetyl-CoA carboxylase biotin carboxyl carrier protein: MLKVEEIKSLIDALHESSINELELEQDNVKLSLKKQVAVQVAEQPLQVAAQPSAKSVPTHDTRVVEETNVETETVVETKEDNKNLITVTSPMVGTFYSAPSPDADPYVQEGDAVNEDTVVCIVEAMKLMNPIVSETKGKIVEIVAENGELVEYGQPLMVVERQ; the protein is encoded by the coding sequence ATGTTAAAAGTTGAAGAAATTAAAAGTTTAATAGATGCACTGCATGAATCGTCCATTAATGAGTTAGAATTAGAACAAGACAATGTGAAACTTTCATTAAAAAAACAAGTCGCTGTTCAAGTTGCCGAACAACCTCTCCAGGTTGCAGCTCAACCGTCTGCTAAAAGTGTACCGACTCACGATACACGAGTGGTTGAAGAGACAAATGTTGAGACAGAAACGGTAGTGGAAACAAAAGAAGACAACAAAAATTTAATTACCGTGACATCGCCTATGGTAGGAACGTTTTATTCGGCGCCTTCTCCAGATGCCGACCCTTATGTACAAGAAGGAGATGCGGTTAATGAAGATACTGTCGTCTGTATTGTAGAAGCGATGAAGCTAATGAATCCAATCGTATCTGAAACAAAAGGGAAAATTGTAGAAATCGTTGCCGAAAACGGTGAGCTTGTAGAGTATGGTCAGCCATTAATGGTTGTGGAACGTCAATAA
- a CDS encoding SpoIIIAH-like family protein, whose product MVLKKQTVWLLTMLSLMLVLGAYYVINDSDDQASSGSMMDEARQIVDELGDEEGEDETNDDLLSQVSGSDTMTEARLKRDEVRLKEAEQFSREASSEESSADEVVEANDRALDVLAFTDVEEQLEELIKEIGYSDALVMTADDKVEIMVQADALSKTEALTIMSLAREELSLTEQDQVLVKHGE is encoded by the coding sequence ATGGTCTTAAAAAAACAAACAGTCTGGTTGCTAACAATGTTAAGTTTAATGCTTGTACTAGGTGCTTATTACGTCATAAATGATTCAGATGATCAAGCAAGCTCTGGATCGATGATGGATGAAGCCCGTCAAATCGTTGATGAACTTGGTGATGAAGAAGGGGAAGACGAAACGAATGATGATCTTCTTAGCCAAGTGTCTGGTAGCGATACAATGACTGAAGCGCGTTTAAAGCGTGATGAAGTGCGTTTAAAAGAAGCAGAACAATTTTCTCGTGAAGCGTCGAGTGAAGAAAGTTCAGCAGATGAAGTAGTGGAAGCAAACGATCGTGCGCTTGACGTTCTAGCATTTACAGATGTGGAAGAACAGCTTGAAGAATTAATTAAAGAAATTGGCTATTCAGATGCGCTTGTTATGACAGCGGATGATAAAGTAGAAATTATGGTGCAAGCCGATGCTCTTTCCAAAACGGAAGCTCTTACCATTATGTCTTTAGCTCGTGAAGAACTAAGTTTAACTGAACAAGATCAAGTATTAGTCAAACATGGAGAATAA
- the spoIIIAG gene encoding stage III sporulation protein AG: protein MNNEAKDTDWFKKWLPKQPDKKKRKISPRYILLLGGIGVLFMLFGQLYQPDSGDIPTVAPEEDEEAVPTFARESEKNSMEDYEMRYENELRDLLAEIVGVNAVSVNVNLADSERNVYETNVRSGKQTTSETDREGGTRQVEDVQEEESVVIIRNGDKEEALISSTEKPTVAGVLVVAEGVENVQVKAFVIEAVTRLLDVAPHRVSVLPRKIEEE from the coding sequence ATGAATAACGAAGCGAAAGATACAGATTGGTTTAAGAAATGGTTGCCGAAACAGCCCGATAAAAAAAAACGCAAAATTTCGCCCAGGTATATTTTACTCTTAGGCGGCATAGGCGTCCTGTTCATGCTTTTCGGTCAACTGTATCAACCAGATTCAGGTGACATTCCAACTGTTGCACCTGAAGAGGACGAAGAAGCAGTACCAACGTTTGCAAGGGAATCAGAAAAAAACTCAATGGAAGATTATGAGATGCGTTATGAAAACGAGTTAAGGGATTTATTAGCTGAAATTGTTGGCGTAAACGCTGTTTCGGTTAATGTGAATCTTGCTGATTCAGAAAGAAATGTGTACGAGACCAACGTTCGATCAGGAAAACAAACAACTTCAGAAACGGATCGAGAAGGCGGTACTCGTCAAGTAGAAGATGTACAGGAAGAAGAATCCGTTGTGATTATCCGAAACGGAGATAAAGAAGAAGCGCTCATAAGTTCTACGGAAAAACCGACAGTCGCAGGCGTACTTGTTGTAGCTGAAGGCGTGGAGAATGTTCAAGTGAAAGCGTTTGTTATTGAAGCCGTCACACGCTTACTAGACGTTGCGCCACATCGTGTCTCCGTATTACCAAGAAAAATCGAGGAGGAATAA
- the spoIIIAF gene encoding stage III sporulation protein AF, with protein MDFINEWITSIVILIILAVVLEMALPNTNLKNYVKITVSLLLLLFLLQPVLKIFYEDPDEWLHTVIQQDLRAEMDMEEEINSQKKDIEKFFDAYTSEQVAVQLKDQASKDLKDELDVMVTDLSLVQGNDGEFTHIEVAIAPYQEGEGTSTAQSGDVKPVSIVIGETEPEEEARSYEDEDVISMLATIWEVPSSVITLREEGGWVNE; from the coding sequence ATGGACTTTATTAATGAGTGGATCACGTCGATTGTCATTCTGATCATTTTAGCGGTTGTCTTAGAAATGGCTTTACCGAACACCAACTTAAAAAATTACGTAAAAATAACGGTCAGCCTGTTGTTGCTCCTTTTCTTACTGCAACCTGTGTTAAAAATTTTTTATGAAGACCCTGATGAATGGCTACATACCGTTATTCAACAAGACTTAAGAGCGGAAATGGATATGGAGGAAGAAATAAATTCTCAAAAAAAAGATATAGAAAAGTTCTTTGATGCATATACATCTGAACAAGTGGCTGTCCAATTAAAAGACCAAGCAAGTAAAGACTTGAAAGATGAACTAGATGTCATGGTCACGGACCTTTCTCTGGTGCAAGGTAACGATGGGGAATTCACGCATATCGAAGTGGCCATCGCCCCTTATCAAGAAGGCGAGGGTACAAGCACAGCGCAATCAGGGGATGTTAAACCAGTTTCCATTGTTATTGGGGAGACGGAACCTGAGGAAGAAGCACGGTCTTATGAAGATGAGGACGTAATCTCCATGTTAGCAACCATTTGGGAAGTGCCGAGTTCAGTCATTACGCTTAGAGAGGAAGGGGGATGGGTGAATGAATAA